In the Pogoniulus pusillus isolate bPogPus1 chromosome 4, bPogPus1.pri, whole genome shotgun sequence genome, one interval contains:
- the SLC35B4 gene encoding nucleotide sugar transporter SLC35B4 — protein sequence MHPAVAVGLVFSGCCSNVVFLELLVRQFPGCGNIVTFSQFLFIAVEGFIFEVNFGRKKPAIPLRYYFIMVAMFFTVSVVNNYALNLNIAMPLHMIFRSGSLIASMALGIIILKKRYSIYKYTSIALVSLGIFTCTFMSAKQVASDSGLNEEDGLQVFLWWLLGIAALTFALLMSARMGIFQETLYKQFGKHSKEALFYNHALPLPGFLLLAPNIYHHAVLFSQSEPFQVPVIGLTMPIMWFYLLMNVITQYVCIRGVFILTTECTSLTVTLVVTLRKFVSLIFSILYFHNPFTAWHWLGTSFVFVGTLMYTEVWNSLGPFLARWRKRPKEE from the exons ATGCACCCGGCCGTGGCGGTGGGGCTGGTGTTCAGCGGCTGCTGCAGCAACGTGgtgttcctggagctgctggtcaG gcagtttccaggctgtgggaacatagtgacattCTCCCAGTTCCTCTTCATTGCGGTGGAAGGCTTTATCTTTGAAGTCAACTTTGGGAGGAAGAAGCCAGCCATACCATTAAG GTACTATTTCATCATGGTGGCAATGTTCTTCACCGTCAGCGTGGTGAATAACTATGCCCTGAACTTGAACATCGCCATGCCGCTGCACATGATCTTCAGATCG gGCTCTCTCATTGCAAGCATGGCTCTAGGAATCATAATTTTGAAGAAAAG ATACAGCATCTATAAATACACGTCCATAGCCCTGGTGTCCTTGGGGATCTTTACCTGCACTTTCATGTCTGCAAAACAAGTG GCATCTGACTCTGGTTTAAATGAAGAGGATGGCCTGCAGGTTTTCTTGTGGTGGCTGCTAG GTATTGCTGCGCTCACCTTTGCCCTCCTCATGTCTGCCAGGATGGGGATTTTCCAGGAGACACTCTACAAGCAGTTTGGGAAGCACTCCAAAGAGGCCCTTTTTTACAAT CACGCGTTACCACTCCCTGGCTTTCTTCTCCTTGCCCCAAACATCTACCACCATGCAGTTCTCTTCAGCCAGTCTG agCCGTTCCAGGTCCCAGTGATTGGCCTGACCATGCCAATCATGTGGTTCTACCTCCTCATGAACGTCATCACTCA ATACGTCTGCATCCGAGGCGTCTTCATCCTCACCACGGAGTGCACCTCCCTGACCGTCACGCTGGTGGTGACGCTGCGCAAGTTCgtcagcctcatcttctccatccTCTACTTCCACAACCCCTTCACGGCCTGGCACTGGCTGGGCACCTCCTTTGTCTTCGTGGGGACTCTGATGTACACCGAGGTGTGGAACAGCCTGGGGCCCTTCCTGGCGCGCTGGAGGAAGAGGCCAAAGGAGGAATAA